ttgcacagctcctcaatgtgccggatcttcctggacagctcgtccctctttatttccagctgttggatcagctcagtgagtgggagtgagagctcctctttctgcctggagatgtcactcaggagtcgcttctctagggcttccagctcttccctgatgcccctaaacagggcagtgactctctctgtctcagcggctgcctcttctgccccttctctcctgcgctcctgcagcctctggattTGCCCCTcggtctcctctctctctgggctcagtttctccagaactttcctcagtgtctccttcttcttctcagaggcctcactcagcagctccaccctgtggccccggtgccccccaatctgacagcagtgggcacagaCACAGGCCGAGTCCTGGGGGCAGTAGTAAGTCAGGAGTTCATCATGTTGGGGGCATTTCCTCTCCCCAAAAGAGCGGGTGGGGGCAGTTAGGATGTGCTTCTCTGACTGGCTGTGCCCCCgcaggtgggtatcacacagagaGGCCTCACAGTGCAGACAGGATTTAGCGGCAGGTACAGGGGAATGGACACAGTAAGTGCAGAGGGTCCCGCTCTCCCCCGGCTCGGGGGCAATAGTGAGGAGTCGCGCTGCTATGTTACCCAGAGTTCTGTTCCTGGGCAGGGCGGGGCGCTCCGGATACTCctctctgcattcagggcaggcaTAAGCCCCAGAGCCCCCCTGGGAGTCCCATGCTgccccaatgcagccccggcagaagttgTGCCCACAGGGCAGGGTTACTGGGTCGGTATAAAGgatcaggcagatggagcagctcagctcgtccCTCAGATCTGCAGCCGCCATCGCTGGAACCAGGAACAGGAATCGAAACTCCCGTTTGTGTCTGAGAAACCCGCCCCTTGTTCCCTAGCCCCACCCCCTGGGCTGCTGTCTCAGGTTTCCCTTTCATTAACCCCCTTGCTCCCAGCATGCAtacagtgagtggggggggggggaggcaggtgTGCATTAATATGGGTGTAGCCCCAGCTTGGTGAAGACTCGGGGTGCTGTAGTGATCTCGAAAGGTAGAACTTTGAACTGTAGATGAAGAGGAGACTCTGACACAGGGGAAGATGCAGATACGCGTCCCTGAGATGTAAAGAAGCCATATAATTCTGGAAAGAGAATCCAACAGCTCTTCTCTAGACACAATATCTTCTCTCAATTGTCTGAGCCAGAATCTAGAAGATCTAGCAACGCCTGAAGCTGCCGGCGCAGGTTTCCAAGAAGCCACGGCCGTGGCACAGGCACGTTTACGTATAGACTCCACCTTCCTGCCCATAGGGTTCTTTAATCCTGACCCCTCCTCTACTGGAATAAGACTCATCTTTGGCTATGGCCATAGCAACATTGGGAGTAGCCCCCCAGGATTGTCTCTCCTCCTCCTGTATAGGAAATAATAGCTTATGCCTCTTAGTAACAGAAGGAGCTTTCTCAGGGTCTTTCCACTCCCTCTTCATGAGATCCTTCATGACAAGTTGATGAAGTAGACGCCTGTGCCTCCATCCAAAGAATCCATAGTAGTTCTTAACACTTCCAGGCTAATCAGAAGGGTATCTGTAGAACATAAACCCAAGGTTTCCTCCTCCTCAAACTCCTCTGTGAGCCaagagtaacatagtaagttgggttgaaaaaagacatacatccatcacgttcaaccatagtaGTCTCCCTGGGTGAACTAGAAACTTCTCTTGGATTAGCAGAATTTCTCTGGACTTTAGTAAACATCTCCTGCATAGTGGATCTGATAAAATCCTTTATCCATAATAAGATGACCAGATTTGTGGAGCAAAATCCAGGGACAGAGATAAAAATGGCGGTTAATCAGATAACGGAGCAGAGCAGATCTTTTAGGGAAAAAAGTATCACAGCCCTTCGGGACGGAGGACTTCAGCTTACAAATTGGCCAATGAGAGAGGCACTTCAGGTTTACAGCGAATGGTGGAATGTGGTGCTGCTTGTGGCTCCCTGATTGGCCAATTTGCGCAGTGATGTCTTCTGCACTGAAGGACCTCCTAAGCTGGCTGCCGATACAGGGAAttcactgggttttttttacccCACAGGGACGGCAAACAGGGACAATTGCCATGGGGACAGCAGCTCTGAAACGGGGTAGATCCCGTCAAACGGGGACGAATATTAACCATAATCCATAAAGAAGATGATGGCACACTCTCAGCACTCTGCTTCTGTGCCACGAAGGTCGAACAGTCCTTACATAATCTTCTCAACACCTgccgccgccatcttggaagAGGGCAACCCTGGGCTGCAACAACATGCGGCAGCCAAATTAAGGACATCATCCTGTCCCCTGAATATTCTACCCCTTGGGTAGTTAATCCATGCAGTCCTCAAGTCCCCTGGGGACCtggaataaaatgacaaaaacctTCTGTAGAAAAAGGAATAATATTCCTCTTGCCTACTACCTAGGACAAATAAACACAACTGTGATTTAAGGTAACGCCTACTTATAGGCGGGGTTTGTTGTATGTATTTAACTCTTTATCTTCTTGTCCTACCAATTagggaaacaaaaataaatctcaGGGTTGCTGCCATTTGGGACGCAGGGGAATCTCCAATTTTTCGAGAAAACTAAGTCAAATATTTcggataaaaataaaacaaaattttacAAAATGATCGTGACCATTATGACCGCCCAACGTTCTCCCCTGAACGTGCATATGTAAAACGTGCCAGGGGAGGGCATCGGGGGCCAGGGGAAGAGGCagcagggtcgggtctgggccgctggggctcaCAAGggccgggtattttcccagtctGACCTAATGGGAAAGAAAGAGAGGGTTCCATATAGAAAAGGGGATAGAAATGTGAGCGGCTCAGGCCTGAGGAGAGTGTTTCAGGGCTCACCCCCACGTGGGATTCTGCATAATAAGGATTTGGCCTGTTCTTATATACAAGCTGAATATCACTGCATTGTTATATGTTTATTTGGCCCAACTGCTCCGATCCATTGGTTCAGCCGACAGGTTGGATGTGTGGATATAATAAAGCTCATTGCAATGTTCCCTCTGAGCTGTGCCTGAAGtgcaggatctgttatctggaacacttggggttttccgcataagggtctttccataattcggatctccgtaccttaaatgtgctaaaaatcatttaaaacttaaataaacccaaataggattgttttgcccccaatatgggttcatgcagcttCAAGGACACGgccctgttttattgttacagagaaaagggaatcatttaaccatgaaataaacccaatagggctgttctgccccaataaggggtaattatatcttagttgggatcaagtacaggtactgttttattattacagagaaaagggaatcatttaaccattaaataaacccaatagggctgttctgccccaataaggggtaattatatcttagttgggatcaagtacaggtactgttttattattacagagaaaagggaatcatttaaccattaaataaacccaatagggctgttctgccccaataaggggtaattatatcttagttgggatcaagtacaggtactgttttattattacagagaaaagggaatcatttaaccattaaataaacccaatagggctgttctgccccaataaggggtaattatatcttagttgggatcaagtacaggtactgttttattattacagagaaaagggaatcatttaaccattaaataaacccaatagggctgttctgcccccaataaggggtaattatatcttagttgggatcaagtacaggtactgttttattattacagagaaagggaatcatttaaccattaaataaacccaatagggctgttctgtcccaataaggggtaattatatcttagttgggatcaagtacaggtactgttttattattacagagaaaagggaatcatttaaccattaaataaacccaatagggctgttctgccccaataaggggtaattatatcttagttgggatcaagtacaggtactgttttattattacagagaaaagggaatcatttaaccatgaaataaacccaatagggctgttctgcccccaataaggggtaattatatcttagttgggatcaagtacaggtactgttttattattacagagaaaagggaatcatttaaccattaaataaacccaataggattgttctgcccccaataaggggtaattatatcttagttgggatcaagtacaggtactgttttattattacagagaaaaggggaatcatttagaCTTATGGGGGATGGCATTCCTATcatttggaggtttctggataacggatcccaaatCTGTATTGCCATTT
This sequence is a window from Xenopus tropicalis strain Nigerian chromosome 2, UCB_Xtro_10.0, whole genome shotgun sequence. Protein-coding genes within it:
- the LOC113465273 gene encoding uncharacterized protein LOC113465273 (The RefSeq protein has 20 substitutions, 1 frameshift compared to this genomic sequence), with the protein product MAAADLREELSCSICLILYTDPVTLPCGHNFCRGCIGAAWDSQGGSGAYSCPECREEYPERPALPRNRTLGNIAARLLTIAPEPGESGTLCTYCVHSPVPAAKSCLLCEASLCDTHLRGHSQSEKHILTAPTRSFGERKCPQHDELLTYYCPQDSACVCAHCCQIGGHRGHRVELLSEASEKKKEKLRKVLENLSPEREETEGQIQRLQERRREGAEAAAAETERVIALFRGIREELEALEKRLLRDISRQKEELSLPLTELIQQLEIKRDELSRKIRHIEELCNMAAPLTVLQEQESLAFCGAEGAGTGGRKREDIKVPAVQDLDVGRLSEIMIQSLEGQVSEIKRGYCPRENPFLFLDGNSVHRDLSISNNSKTVNVSRGSQVNYQTSLTFQTQLQVLSTMSFPSGRHYWDVDCSDSVYWRVGVAYPSIERGGNNSLIGDNNKSWAVGKAYNSFSVTHNKNTIPISSCQLSKVRVFLDYEAGRLSFYELSEPIRHLHTFTAKFTEPLH